GGGGGACAACGTCACCTTCACCGTCGAGCTCATCAAGCCCATCGCCCTGGAAGAAGGCCTCCGCTTCGCCATCCGCGAAGGAGGACGTACCGTCGGCGCCGGTGTGGTGTCCAAAATCATCGAGTGATGTGCTAAACTAAAGCCTTGCTGGCCCGGCCGGGTAGCCCAAACCCGGCTGGGCCGAAGGCTGAAAGAGGACGACATGGCAAGCGAAGTTCGGATCAAGCTGCTCCTGGAGTGCACCGGGTGCAAGCGCCGCAACTACTCGAGCGAAAAGAACAAGCGCAACACCCAGGCCAAGCTCGAGCTCAAGAAGTACTGCCCCTGGTGCAACAAGCACCTACCCCACCGAGAGGTAAAGATCTAGGGGGATGGTATGGCCCAGGAGAACAGCCCAAAACGCCCCCTTGGAGCCCGAATCGTCAACTACTTTCGCGAGGCCCGCGCCGAGCTCGCCCGCGTAACCTGGTCCACCCGGCAGGAGATCATCGAGTCCACCCAGGTCATCCTTGTCTTCGCACTGGTCGCCATGGTGGTGCTGGGGCTCATCGACACCGTCTTCCGCTTCATCACGGTGCGGTTGCCGTGAGGCACAGGCTATGAGCATCGAGTGGTACGCCGTTCACACCTACGTGGGCTACGAGGACAAGGTCAA
This genomic window from Meiothermus sp. QL-1 contains:
- the rpmG gene encoding 50S ribosomal protein L33; this translates as MASEVRIKLLLECTGCKRRNYSSEKNKRNTQAKLELKKYCPWCNKHLPHREVKI
- the secE gene encoding preprotein translocase subunit SecE — its product is MAQENSPKRPLGARIVNYFREARAELARVTWSTRQEIIESTQVILVFALVAMVVLGLIDTVFRFITVRLP